One genomic window of Trichlorobacter lovleyi includes the following:
- the nrdR gene encoding transcriptional regulator NrdR, translated as MKCPFCGHPDSKVVDSRPDKGGAVIRRRRECEECAKRFTTYERVEEMLPLVCKKDGRREHFDRMKVISGIKKACEKRPVSVEDIERMADRLETRLQECGEREVPASRIGEWIMNELHAVDQVAYVRFASVYRSFKDINEFMVELQDLLKK; from the coding sequence ATGAAGTGTCCGTTCTGCGGCCATCCAGACAGTAAAGTCGTTGATTCGCGGCCTGATAAAGGCGGGGCGGTTATCCGCCGCCGTCGCGAATGTGAGGAGTGTGCCAAGCGTTTTACCACCTATGAACGGGTAGAGGAGATGCTGCCCCTGGTCTGCAAGAAGGATGGACGGCGGGAACATTTTGACCGGATGAAGGTGATCTCCGGCATCAAGAAGGCCTGTGAAAAACGTCCGGTTTCCGTTGAGGATATCGAACGTATGGCTGACAGGCTGGAGACCCGCCTGCAGGAATGTGGTGAGCGGGAAGTACCGGCATCGCGGATCGGCGAGTGGATTATGAACGAGCTGCATGCCGTCGATCAGGTCGCCTATGTCCGTTTTGCCTCGGTCTATCGTTCTTTTAAGGACATCAACGAATTTATGGTTGAACTGCAGGACCTGCTGAAAAAGTAG
- a CDS encoding sigma-54 dependent transcriptional regulator — translation MPGRILIVDDEIPVTRLISTVLGNDGHRVDVAHSCHDALTLIGQYPYDVIFIDIKLDRDQGGLALLKTATTITPTSRVIMMTGYPDVATATEAIRYGAFDYLCKPFDSLQISSITRHAIENRRLQLEREQFRANLEAINRSISDAIIMVDQRLQLQHLNDAALQCGYNAAQLGQPLDQLSTGCLGSCRMALAETVRTGRRQELKRIECRGNGNLTRIVSVIATPTTSEDGDRTGAVAVIRDETRIDALERQLQQRSRFHTIIGHAPVMQQLFTRIEALADVTSTVLICGESGTGKELVAQALHECGARKQKPFVKLNCSALSEGLLESELFGHVRGAFTGAIKDKQGRFQKAHGGTIFLDEIGDISPALQIRLLRVLQEREIERVGDTTPIKIDVRVIAATHRNLQDKVRRGEFRQDLYYRLNVVRLDVPPLRERLEDLPLLVEHFLHYFSRKFNRICSSMSDDVLAALRSHPWPGNVRELEHLVEHACILTQDSIITSEALPAEFFNIARQRRNSGPAPRTRPALNLQEALLQAQGNRTEAAKLLGISRRTFYRWLEQQPD, via the coding sequence ATGCCGGGCAGGATACTGATTGTTGATGATGAAATTCCGGTCACCCGCCTGATCAGTACGGTTCTTGGCAATGATGGACACCGGGTTGACGTGGCCCACAGCTGTCATGACGCGCTCACCTTGATCGGGCAGTATCCCTATGATGTCATTTTTATCGATATCAAGCTGGACAGGGACCAAGGCGGCCTGGCGCTGCTCAAGACAGCCACGACGATCACCCCCACCAGTCGCGTGATCATGATGACCGGTTATCCCGATGTTGCCACCGCAACTGAAGCGATCCGTTACGGCGCCTTTGACTATCTCTGCAAACCGTTTGACAGTCTGCAGATCAGCAGCATTACCCGCCATGCCATTGAAAACCGGCGACTGCAGCTTGAGCGGGAGCAGTTTCGTGCCAACCTGGAAGCAATTAACCGCAGCATCAGTGACGCGATCATCATGGTGGATCAGCGCCTCCAGCTGCAACACCTCAACGATGCCGCCCTGCAATGCGGCTATAACGCTGCCCAGCTGGGTCAACCGCTTGATCAGCTGAGCACCGGCTGCCTCGGCAGTTGCCGCATGGCCCTGGCCGAGACCGTCCGGACCGGACGACGTCAGGAACTGAAACGGATTGAGTGCCGGGGTAACGGCAACCTCACCAGGATTGTCAGCGTCATCGCCACCCCGACCACCAGCGAAGACGGGGACCGCACCGGAGCGGTAGCGGTCATACGCGACGAAACCAGAATTGACGCCCTGGAACGGCAGTTACAACAACGCAGCCGCTTTCACACCATCATCGGCCATGCACCGGTCATGCAGCAACTCTTCACCAGGATCGAGGCCCTGGCCGATGTCACCAGTACGGTGCTGATCTGCGGCGAAAGCGGCACCGGCAAGGAGCTGGTAGCCCAGGCATTACACGAATGCGGGGCCAGAAAACAGAAACCGTTTGTCAAACTCAACTGTTCAGCGCTGTCGGAAGGCCTGTTGGAAAGTGAACTGTTCGGCCATGTCCGGGGTGCCTTTACCGGCGCAATCAAGGACAAGCAGGGACGTTTTCAAAAGGCCCATGGCGGCACCATCTTTCTGGATGAGATTGGTGACATCTCCCCAGCCCTGCAGATCCGGCTGTTACGGGTCTTGCAGGAGCGAGAGATCGAGCGGGTTGGCGATACCACACCGATCAAGATTGATGTGCGGGTGATTGCCGCTACCCACCGCAACCTGCAGGACAAGGTCCGGCGGGGAGAGTTCCGGCAGGATCTTTACTATCGCCTGAATGTGGTACGCCTTGATGTCCCCCCCCTGCGAGAGCGGTTGGAAGACCTGCCCCTGCTGGTTGAGCATTTCCTGCATTATTTTTCCCGCAAGTTCAATCGCATCTGCAGCAGTATGTCCGATGATGTACTGGCGGCGTTGCGCAGCCATCCCTGGCCCGGCAATGTGCGTGAACTGGAACATCTGGTCGAACATGCCTGCATCCTCACGCAAGACTCTATCATCACTTCCGAGGCACTGCCGGCCGAGTTCTTCAATATTGCCCGGCAAAGACGCAACTCCGGCCCCGCCCCCCGGACCCGGCCTGCCCTTAACCTGCAGGAGGCGCTGCTCCAAGCCCAGGGCAATCGCACTGAAGCGGCAAAATTGCTGGGCATCAGCCGACGTACCTTCTACCGTTGGCTTGAGCAGCAACCAGACTAA
- a CDS encoding riboflavin synthase, giving the protein MFTGLIECTGRVVALRRGGEHAVLEVSAPLPVSEICLGDSIAVNGACLTVVAMQGDHFSFDVSPETVTRTTFATLQPGSPVNLERALRLGGRLDGHLVTGHIDCVGRLESRTSQGNAVVLGFSLPREQARMLVEKGSVAIDGISLTVNGVTDSGFSVSIIPHTLEKTTLAAVGPGKQVNIETDVIGKYVARLVGPHAGTGGLTMEKLMQNGFI; this is encoded by the coding sequence ATGTTCACCGGTCTGATCGAGTGTACCGGACGTGTGGTTGCCCTGCGTCGCGGCGGTGAACATGCCGTGCTGGAGGTTTCCGCTCCGTTGCCGGTCAGTGAGATCTGTCTCGGTGATTCGATTGCCGTAAACGGCGCCTGTCTGACGGTTGTCGCCATGCAGGGGGATCACTTCAGTTTTGATGTGTCGCCTGAAACGGTGACCCGGACCACCTTTGCCACCCTGCAGCCGGGTAGCCCGGTCAATCTGGAACGGGCCCTGCGGTTGGGTGGACGTCTGGATGGACATCTGGTAACCGGGCATATTGACTGTGTCGGACGGCTTGAAAGCAGGACGAGTCAGGGCAATGCCGTTGTTCTGGGGTTCAGCCTGCCACGTGAACAGGCCAGGATGCTGGTTGAAAAGGGGTCGGTGGCAATTGATGGTATCAGCCTGACGGTCAACGGGGTAACTGACAGCGGTTTTTCGGTCTCGATCATTCCCCATACCCTGGAGAAGACTACCCTGGCGGCTGTCGGGCCTGGCAAGCAAGTGAACATTGAGACCGATGTTATCGGTAAATATGTGGCAAGGCTGGTTGGTCCCCATGCCGGTACGGGTGGGCTGACCATGGAAAAACTGATGCAGAACGGTTTTATCTGA
- a CDS encoding acetate kinase codes for MIIMALNCGSSSVKYQLFDWDKKVVVAKGMVERVIVGDSYIVHEVPGRENYKLEQDCPDHKAAIDLVIRTVTDRECGVLQSVAEISAVGHRVVHGGEKFTCSVRIDDDVLNAVKDVQHLAPLHNPPNIEGIEAARALMPAIPHVAIFDTAFHQTMPEHAFLYPVPYDWYENHGVRRYGFHGTSHLYVSKRAAILLGKPAEQCNIITMHIGNGVSHCAIKGGMSVDTTMGLTPLEGAVMGTRSGDIDPAIPAFMMQKENLSAKEIDSVLNKKSGILGITGRYTDRRDVIEHAAKGDHRCQLALDIEAYRLKKYIGAFMAAIGKLDAVVFTAGVGEMGAAIREKAIEGLEHIGIHLDRERNAGAMTRKRESLITTDDSPVKVYVIPTDEELVFTEDVVAILNGTYTDHMQFEYSFAKSDFVRK; via the coding sequence ATGATTATCATGGCACTGAACTGCGGTAGCTCGTCTGTAAAATACCAGTTGTTTGACTGGGATAAAAAGGTGGTTGTTGCCAAGGGGATGGTTGAGCGGGTTATTGTTGGTGACTCCTATATCGTACATGAAGTCCCGGGTAGAGAAAACTACAAGCTTGAGCAGGACTGCCCGGATCACAAGGCTGCCATTGACCTGGTCATCCGTACGGTTACCGATCGTGAGTGCGGTGTGCTGCAGAGTGTTGCCGAAATCTCTGCGGTTGGTCACCGGGTGGTGCATGGTGGTGAGAAGTTTACCTGTTCAGTCCGGATTGATGATGATGTCCTCAATGCCGTCAAGGATGTACAACATCTGGCCCCGCTTCATAATCCGCCCAATATTGAAGGTATTGAAGCCGCCCGTGCGCTGATGCCTGCTATTCCCCATGTTGCTATTTTTGATACAGCCTTCCATCAAACCATGCCGGAGCATGCTTTTCTGTACCCCGTACCCTATGACTGGTACGAAAACCACGGTGTTCGCCGCTATGGCTTTCATGGCACTTCCCACCTGTATGTCTCCAAGCGAGCTGCCATACTGTTAGGAAAACCTGCGGAACAGTGTAATATCATTACCATGCATATTGGAAACGGTGTTTCTCACTGTGCCATTAAGGGCGGTATGTCAGTTGATACGACCATGGGGCTGACACCTTTGGAAGGTGCGGTCATGGGCACACGCAGTGGTGATATTGATCCTGCCATTCCTGCCTTCATGATGCAGAAAGAAAATCTTTCCGCCAAGGAAATTGACAGCGTCCTGAACAAGAAAAGTGGCATCCTGGGGATTACCGGTCGCTATACCGACCGTCGCGATGTGATTGAGCATGCCGCCAAAGGGGATCATCGCTGTCAATTGGCGCTGGATATTGAGGCATACCGTTTGAAGAAGTATATTGGCGCCTTTATGGCAGCCATCGGCAAGCTGGATGCGGTTGTCTTTACCGCTGGTGTGGGGGAGATGGGGGCAGCTATCCGGGAGAAGGCGATTGAAGGGCTTGAGCATATCGGCATCCATCTTGACCGGGAGCGCAATGCCGGTGCCATGACCCGCAAGCGGGAATCATTGATTACCACCGATGATTCACCGGTCAAGGTCTATGTCATTCCTACCGATGAAGAACTGGTCTTTACTGAGGATGTCGTGGCGATTCTAAACGGCACCTATACTGACCATATGCAGTTTGAGTATTCTTTTGCAAAGTCCGACTTTGTAAGGAAGTAG
- a CDS encoding epoxyqueuosine reductase QueH, with product MRVLLHTCCGPCALYPLTSLRAEGMEVTGFFFNHNIHPYQEYARRRDAAQQMADLEGMQLVVRDEYRLEEFLANVAAEPDSRCGYCYASRLDAVAAAAHDTGFDAFTSSLFYSRYQNHELMRQKAEESAARHGVHFLYRDFRPGWQEGIRRSKELGLYRQQYCGCVYSEKERYCR from the coding sequence ATGCGCGTCCTTTTGCACACCTGTTGTGGCCCCTGCGCGCTGTATCCGCTGACCAGCCTGCGTGCTGAAGGGATGGAGGTCACCGGTTTTTTCTTTAACCACAATATTCATCCCTATCAGGAATATGCCCGGCGACGTGATGCTGCACAGCAGATGGCTGATCTGGAAGGAATGCAGCTGGTGGTGCGCGACGAGTACCGCCTGGAGGAGTTTCTTGCCAATGTGGCTGCTGAACCGGATTCACGCTGCGGCTACTGTTATGCCTCACGGCTGGATGCTGTTGCAGCAGCGGCACATGATACAGGTTTTGATGCCTTTACCTCATCACTGTTTTACAGCCGATATCAGAATCATGAATTGATGCGCCAGAAGGCTGAAGAGTCAGCAGCACGCCATGGTGTCCACTTTCTCTACCGTGACTTCAGACCCGGTTGGCAGGAGGGGATTCGGCGTTCCAAGGAGTTGGGGCTGTACCGCCAGCAGTACTGCGGTTGCGTCTACAGTGAGAAGGAGCGGTACTGCCGCTGA
- a CDS encoding deoxycytidylate deaminase → MARPSWDQYFIDITLLVATRATCLRRQVGALLVKDRNILATGYNGTPSGIRHCEETGCLRERLKVPSGERHELCRGLHAEQNAIIQAARHGVNIDGSTLYCTTMPCIICTKMLINAGIKRIVYAEGYADELAREMVQESGIEVVHFERGTPGGGTP, encoded by the coding sequence ATGGCCCGTCCTAGCTGGGACCAGTATTTTATTGATATCACCCTTTTGGTGGCAACCCGCGCAACGTGCCTGCGGCGTCAGGTGGGGGCCCTGTTGGTCAAAGATCGTAATATTCTGGCCACCGGCTACAACGGTACACCGTCCGGTATCCGGCATTGCGAGGAAACCGGTTGTCTGCGGGAACGGCTGAAGGTGCCCTCAGGTGAACGCCATGAGCTGTGCCGTGGCCTGCATGCCGAGCAGAACGCCATTATTCAGGCAGCCCGGCATGGCGTCAATATTGACGGCTCCACCCTGTACTGCACCACCATGCCCTGTATTATCTGCACCAAGATGCTGATTAATGCCGGTATCAAGCGGATCGTCTATGCCGAGGGGTATGCTGATGAGCTGGCCCGTGAAATGGTGCAGGAGAGCGGGATTGAGGTAGTCCATTTTGAACGTGGCACACCAGGAGGAGGAACCCCATGA
- a CDS encoding DUF362 domain-containing protein, protein MAHTITDDCTNCAACEDSCPVNAISEQGSKRAIDADTCIDCGACVDTCPVNAIHA, encoded by the coding sequence ATGGCACACACTATTACTGACGATTGCACCAACTGCGCAGCATGTGAAGACTCCTGCCCCGTAAATGCAATTAGCGAGCAAGGCAGCAAGCGCGCTATCGACGCAGACACCTGCATTGACTGCGGCGCCTGTGTAGACACCTGCCCTGTCAACGCAATCCACGCTTAG
- the ribD gene encoding bifunctional diaminohydroxyphosphoribosylaminopyrimidine deaminase/5-amino-6-(5-phosphoribosylamino)uracil reductase RibD produces the protein MSKSDIAYMKRALSLARKGLGRTAPNPAVGCVIVRDGVIVGEGWHKKAGTPHAEVHALAMAGAAAKGADVYVTLEPCCHHGKTPPCCDALIAAGVRRVVAGMVDPFLQVAGRGLQTLRQAGIRVEVGLLEQQCKELNKGFIKSVTTGMPYLLYKTAMTMDGNIATVTGHSRWVTGEESRRLVHRLRSHCDAVMVGVDTVIADNPQLTVRHVRGRDPLRVIVDTRLRTPESVNVLNGTYASKTVIATCETNPEIHQRYLSQGADILVCREYDGRVEMADLLHKLNIRGVQSILVEGGSRLAGDLLQHNLIDECIFFYAPKVVGNGFAPFAIQGISTMDEAIQLEVQRVGMSGPDVVVYARPVGVCSPV, from the coding sequence ATGTCAAAATCAGACATTGCATACATGAAACGGGCGCTTTCCCTTGCCCGGAAAGGGTTGGGCAGGACTGCTCCCAATCCGGCTGTAGGCTGTGTGATTGTGCGCGACGGGGTGATTGTGGGGGAGGGGTGGCATAAGAAGGCCGGTACCCCCCATGCCGAGGTGCACGCCCTGGCCATGGCCGGTGCTGCAGCCAAAGGGGCTGATGTCTATGTGACGCTTGAGCCCTGCTGCCATCATGGCAAGACCCCACCCTGTTGCGATGCGTTGATTGCTGCAGGGGTGCGGCGGGTGGTGGCCGGCATGGTTGATCCCTTTCTGCAGGTGGCCGGCAGAGGGTTGCAAACACTGCGTCAGGCCGGTATCCGGGTTGAGGTGGGGTTGCTGGAGCAGCAGTGCAAGGAGCTGAACAAGGGGTTTATCAAGTCTGTCACCACCGGCATGCCGTATCTGCTCTATAAGACTGCCATGACCATGGACGGCAATATCGCCACCGTTACCGGGCATTCCCGTTGGGTCACCGGTGAGGAGTCCCGTCGCCTGGTACACCGCCTGCGTTCTCACTGTGATGCTGTCATGGTGGGCGTGGATACGGTGATTGCAGACAACCCGCAATTGACGGTCCGGCATGTCAGGGGACGAGATCCGCTGCGGGTGATTGTGGACACCCGTTTGCGTACTCCTGAAAGCGTCAATGTGCTGAATGGCACTTATGCCAGTAAAACCGTGATTGCCACCTGTGAAACAAATCCTGAAATCCATCAACGTTATTTGTCGCAGGGGGCGGATATACTGGTCTGCCGGGAATACGACGGCCGGGTTGAAATGGCTGATCTGCTGCATAAACTGAACATCAGGGGGGTGCAGAGCATCCTGGTGGAAGGTGGTAGCCGTCTGGCAGGTGATCTGCTGCAGCATAATCTGATTGATGAATGTATCTTTTTCTATGCTCCAAAGGTGGTGGGAAACGGTTTTGCCCCCTTTGCCATACAAGGAATCAGCACAATGGATGAGGCTATTCAACTAGAGGTGCAGCGGGTTGGCATGTCCGGTCCCGACGTGGTGGTGTATGCCAGACCGGTGGGTGTATGTTCACCGGTCTGA
- a CDS encoding bifunctional 3,4-dihydroxy-2-butanone-4-phosphate synthase/GTP cyclohydrolase II, with product MGVCTIEEAIEDIRQGKMVILVDDEDRENEGDLTMAAEMATPEAINFMAKYGRGLICLTLTPQKCDALGLKPMVRDNTSPFETAFTVSIEAKRGVTTGISAADRSHTILTAVAPNASAADLVSPGHIFPLRAKPGGVLVRTGQTEGSVDLARLAGLTPAGVICEIMNDDGSMSRMPELRKFAKQHGLKICTVADLVAYRLKHEQLVRPVADAKLPSRYGGDWRVVAFENDVDKLDHIALVKGDLSGDQPVLVRVHSECLTGDVMGSQRCDCGDQLHKAMEAIDKEGRGVILYMRQEGRGIGLINKLKAYELQDQGMDTVEANQQLGFKADMRDYGVGAQILLALGIRKIRILTNNPRKLVGLQGYGIQIVDRVPIEANPTCSNKGYLRTKRDKLGHLLEKV from the coding sequence ATGGGTGTATGTACGATTGAAGAGGCGATTGAAGATATCCGTCAGGGCAAGATGGTCATCCTGGTGGATGATGAGGATAGGGAGAACGAAGGCGATCTGACCATGGCTGCCGAGATGGCAACCCCGGAGGCGATCAACTTCATGGCAAAATATGGCCGGGGCCTGATCTGTCTGACTCTAACCCCGCAAAAATGCGATGCTCTGGGACTGAAGCCGATGGTACGGGATAATACCTCACCCTTTGAAACCGCCTTTACGGTTTCAATCGAGGCCAAGCGCGGCGTTACCACCGGTATTTCTGCCGCAGACCGTTCCCACACCATTCTGACGGCTGTTGCCCCCAACGCCTCGGCAGCTGATCTGGTCAGTCCCGGTCATATCTTCCCTCTGCGTGCCAAGCCGGGCGGGGTGCTGGTGCGTACCGGCCAGACCGAGGGATCGGTTGATCTGGCGCGGTTGGCAGGGCTGACTCCGGCTGGCGTGATCTGCGAGATCATGAATGATGACGGCAGTATGTCCCGTATGCCGGAGTTGCGGAAGTTTGCCAAACAGCATGGTCTGAAGATCTGCACGGTGGCTGATCTGGTGGCCTATCGTCTGAAGCATGAGCAACTTGTCCGGCCTGTTGCCGACGCCAAACTGCCGTCCCGTTATGGCGGTGATTGGCGGGTGGTGGCCTTTGAAAATGATGTGGACAAGCTTGATCATATTGCCCTGGTCAAGGGAGACCTCTCCGGCGATCAGCCGGTATTGGTGCGGGTGCATTCCGAATGCCTGACCGGAGATGTGATGGGGTCCCAGCGTTGTGACTGCGGTGATCAACTGCACAAGGCCATGGAGGCGATTGATAAGGAAGGGCGAGGGGTGATCCTCTATATGCGTCAGGAAGGGCGGGGGATCGGTCTGATCAACAAGCTGAAGGCGTACGAGCTGCAGGATCAGGGAATGGATACGGTTGAAGCCAATCAACAGCTCGGTTTTAAGGCTGATATGCGTGATTATGGGGTCGGCGCCCAGATTTTACTGGCTTTGGGCATCCGTAAAATCAGAATTCTGACCAACAACCCCCGTAAGCTGGTGGGCCTGCAGGGGTATGGCATCCAGATCGTGGACAGGGTGCCGATTGAAGCAAACCCCACCTGTTCAAACAAAGGGTACCTCAGAACCAAACGCGATAAACTGGGCCATCTGCTGGAAAAAGTCTGA